In one Juglans regia cultivar Chandler chromosome 11, Walnut 2.0, whole genome shotgun sequence genomic region, the following are encoded:
- the LOC109007724 gene encoding bZIP transcription factor 60-like: protein MEDPEFLVEDDIIGRINFDGLFDEFPDGTNLFSVELPVFTDSSSAEAFLKPSPDSGSSWIDEIETLLMKEDDGRIVAVEPTKEFCDSFLADIIVDNSPGEGSSGADKDSSDCSDGGNGNCDKGKFSNDNHGDDQNDADDPLSKKRKRQLRNRDAAVKSRERKKMYVRDLEMKSRYLEGECLRLGRLLQCCYAENQALRLSLHSGSAFGASVTKQESAVLLLESLLLGSLLWFLGITCLFTLPTMAQSILKRAPLEDVGKKNPGVALRGARSKMFGYLVVQSFVKSRRCKASRMKMKPNYLII, encoded by the exons ATGGAAGATCCGGAATTTCTTGTGGAAGACGACATAATCGGAAGAATCAATTTTGATGGTCTCTTCGATGAGTTTCCGGATGGGACGAATCTTTTCTCGGTCGAACTCCCGGTTTTCACCGACTCTTCATCGGCTGAGGCCTTTTTGAAACCATCCCCGGATTCGGGTTCTTCGTGGATTGACGAAATCGAGACCTTGTTGATGAAAGAAGATGACGGTAGAATTGTCGCGGTGGAGCCGACTAAGGAGTTCTGCGATAGCTTTTTGGCAGATATAATTGTGGACAATTCGCCTGGGGAGGGATCCAGTGGGGCCGACAAGGATTCGTCGGATTGTTCCGATGGCGGGAATGGTAATTGCGACAAGGGGAAGTTCAGCAACGATAACCACGGAGACGATCAAAATGATGCTGATGATCCCCTCTCTAAGAAGCGGAAAAG GCAGTTGAGGAATAGGGATGCGGCGGTGAAATCAAGGGAGAGGAAAAAGATGTACGTGAGGGATCTTGAGATGAAGAGTAGGTATCTTGAAGGTGAATGCTTGAGACTGGGGCGTTTGCTTCAGTGCTGTTATGCTGAGAATCAAGCTTTGCGCCTTAGTTTGCACTCGGGCAGCGCATTTGGTGCTTCCGTAACCAAGCAGGAGTCTGCTGTGCTCTTGTTGG AATCCCTGCTGTTGGGTTCCCTGCTTTGGTTCCTGGGCATCACTTGCCTATTCACTCTGCCCACAATGGCCCAGTCAATTCTGAAAAGAGCTCCACTGGAAGACGTAGGAAAGAAAAATCCAGGAGTGGCTCTAAGAGGGGCAAGAAGTAAGATGTTTGGATACTTGGTGGTCCAATCTTTTGTAAAGAGTAGGAGATGCAAAGCTTCCAGGATGAAGATGAAACCGAATTACCTTATTATTTGA
- the LOC109007701 gene encoding protein FAR1-RELATED SEQUENCE 4-like encodes MGNGKEQLTTQTLSNSNFSSKNASYPFQHIMESPTPISNTSSATTRIVGSKDYRPDGGETEVPYGSPRVEECTEDRPNPTESDYGKYGKKCGFGVMTKWTERGEDEFVRYVTLACARGGKARNRTLNVANPRPIGKTECKAKLNAIRSFVVGAGEFENLPFLENYCSNYIDKTKHLQLGTGGTGALREYFLRMQYKNLEFFYMMDIDDDKRLKNVFWANPRSRAAYQYFDDVVTFDTTYLTNQYGMPFAPFVGVNDHGQSILLGAGLISSENTDTFVRLFETWLQCMNGIAPKSIITDQDKAMKNAIAIVFPKTRHKFCLWHILKKVPEKLGSYSSYKTGMKNALMKCVYDTQLVDEFEKLGSVD; translated from the exons ATGGGAAATGGGAAAGAACAGCTAACTACGCAGACATTATCTAACTCAAATTTCTCATCTAAG AATGCTAGCTACCCATTTCAACATATCATGGAATCTCCGACTCCTATTAGCAATACAAGCTCTGCCACAACCAGAATAGTTGGTTCAAAGGATTATAGACCTGATGGTGGGGAAACTGAAGTGCCATATGGATCTCCTAGAGTTGAAGAATGTACTGAGGATAGACCAAATCCTACGGAATCTGATTATGGCA AATATGGTAAAAAATgcgggtttggggtgatgacaaaaTGGACTGAGAGGGGAGAAGATGAGTTTGTTAGATATGTCACCCTTGCTTGTGCCCGCGGTGGGAAGGCCCGGAATAGGACGTTGAATGTTGCCAACCCACGTCCGATAGGGAAAACGGAATGTAAGGCAAAACTTAATGCCATAAG ATCTTTTGTTGTTGGCGCGGGAGAATTCGAGAACTTGccatttttggaaaattatTGTAGTAATTATATTGACAAGACAAAACATCTACAACTTGGCACAGGTGGTACTGGAGCGCTTCGAGAGTACTTTTTACGAATGCAGTACAAAAATCTTGAGTTCTTTTATATGATGGATATAGATGATGACAAGAGGTTAAAGAACGTCTTCTGGGCAAACCCCCGTAGTAGAGCAGCGTACCAATATTTCGATgatgtggtcacattcgacacTACATACCTAACGAATCAatatgggatgccctttgcaccatttgttggtgtaaacgaCCATGGGCAATCAATTCTATTGGGAGCAGGCTTGATTTCTAGTGAGAATACCGATACCTTTGTGAGGTTATTCGAGACATGGTTGCAATGCATGAATGGTATCGCGCCAAAGTCTATTATCACTGATCAGGATAAagcgatgaaaaatgcaatcGCAATTGTTTTCCCAAAAACTCGGCATAAATTTTGTCTTTGGCATATACTAAAGAAAGTCCCTGAGAAGCTTGGCTCATATAGTTCTTACAAAACGGGGatgaaaaatgcattaatgAAATGTGTATATGACACCCAACttgttgatgagtttgagaaattGGGATCAGTTGATTAA
- the LOC109007722 gene encoding pyrophosphate--fructose 6-phosphate 1-phosphotransferase subunit alpha, giving the protein MDSDYGIPRELSDLQKLRSLYQPLLPPCLQGTTVRVELGDATTVIDPNDAHSICRYFPHTYGQPLAHFLRATAKVPDAQIITEHPAIRVGIVFCGRQSPGGHNVIWGLHDALKIHNPSSTLLGFLGGSEGLFAKKTLEITDDILSTYKNQGGYDLLGRTKDQIRTTEQVNAALTACKDLKLDGLVIIGGVTSNTDAAQLAETFAEAKCATKVVGVPVTLNGDLRNQFVETNVGFDTICKVNSQLISNVCTDALSAEKYYYFIRLMGRKASHVALECTLQSHPNMVILGEEVAASKLTIFDITKQICDAVQDRAGQDKYHGVILLPEGLIESIPEVYALLKEIHGLLKQGVSTDNIFSQLSPWASALFEFLPPFIRKQLLLYPESDDSAQLSQIETEKLFAHLVETEMNRRLKEGTYKGKKFNAICHFFGYQARGSLPSKFDCDYAFILGHICYHILAAGLNGYLATITNLKNPVKNWRCGAAPITAMMTVKHWSQSPGALSIGKPAIHPATVDLRGKAYDLLRQNASKFLMDDIYRNPGPLQFDGPGADSKAVSLCVEDQDYMGRIKKLQEYLDKVRTIVKPGCSQDVLKAALSVMASVTDVLSVMASPSSNHSQQI; this is encoded by the exons ATGGATTCAGACTACGGCATTCCCAGGGAACTCTCCGATCTTCAAAAACTCAGATCCCTCTACCAACCCCTACTCCCTCCTTGTCTTCAG GGAACCACTGTCAGGGTTGAATTGGGTGATGCAACTACTGTGATAGACCCCAATGATGCCCACAGCATATGCCGATATTTTCCCCACACTTATGGTCAGCCCTTGGCTCACTTTCTCAGGGCAACAGCAAAAGTACCAGATGCTCAGATTATAACTGAGCATCCAGCAATTAG GGTGGGAATAGTCTTTTGTGGGAGACAGTCTCCTGGAGGACATAATGTTATATGGGGTCTTCACGACGCTCTTAAAATCCACAACCCTAGTAGTACTTTACTTGGATTTCTAG GTGGTTCAGAAGGTTTATTTGCAAAGAAAACTCTTGAGATAACAGATGACATTCTTTCAACCTACAAAAATCAAG GTGGTTATGATTTGCTGGGACGGACAAAAGATCAAATTAGAACAACCGAGCAAGTTAATGCTGCCTTAACTGCAtgtaaagatttgaaattggatGGCCTTGTCATTATTGGAG GCGTGACATCAAACACTGATGCTGCTCAGCTCGCAGAAACATTTGCTGAGGCAAAATGTGCCACAAAG GTGGTTGGTGTACCTGTCACTCTGAATGGAGATCTCAGGAACCAATTTGTGGAAACTAATGTTGGTTTTGACACAATATGTAAG gTCAATTCCCAGCTCATCAGTAATGTTTGCACTGATGCACTCTCTGCAGAGAAG TATTATTATTTCATCCGACTCATGGGTCGGAAGGCATCACACGTTGCTCTAGAGTGCACCCTCCAGTCCCATCCGAACATg GTTATTCTTGGGGAGGAGGTGGCTGCATCAAAGCTTACTATTTTTGATATCACAAAACAAATTTGTGACGCAGTTCAAGACAGGGCAGGACAAG ACAAGTACCATGGGGTTATCTTACTACCAGAAGGGCTTATAGAAAGCATTCCTGAAGTTTATGCTCTTTTGAAG GAAATCCATGGTTTGCTCAAGCAAGGTGTTTCTACAGATAACattttttctcaactttcacCCTGGGCATCtgctttgtttgaatttttgCCTCCCTTTATTAGGAAACAG CTGCTCCTTTACCCTGAATCAGATGATTCCGCACAATTATCCCAG ATCGAGACAGAGAAACTTTTTGCACATCTTGTGGAGACTGAAATGAACAGGCGTCTG AAAGAAGGCACATACAAAGGGAAGAAATTTAATGCTATCTGCCACTTCTTCGGTTATCAGGCTCGGGGGTCATTACCATCAAAATTTGATTGTGACTATGCCTTT ATTCTTGGGCATATCTGCTATCATATTTTAGCTGCTGGTTTGAATGGCTACCTGGCAACTATAACTAACCTGAAGAATCCAGTGAAGAATTGGCGTTGTGGTGCTGCTCCAATTACA GCAATGATGACTGTGAAGCATTGGTCTCAAAGCCCGGGGGCCTTGTCAATAGGAAAACCTGCCATTCATCCAGCAACTGTGGACTTGAGAGGCAAAGCATACGA TCTGTTGAGGCAAAATGCATCAAAATTTTTGATGGATGACATATACAGAAATCCAGGACCTCTTCAGTTTGATGGTCCTGGTGCTGATTCTAAGGCTGTAAGTCTATGCGTTGAAGACCAGGATTACATGGGCCGCATCAAGAAATTGCAAGAATATCTTGATAAG gTACGAACTATTGTAAAGCCAGGGTGTTCACAGGATGTTCTGAAAGCAGCTTTGAGTGTCATGGCTTCTGTGACAGACGTTCTCTCGGTGATGGCTTCCCCGTCATCCAACCATTCTCAACAAATATAG